One Gloeocapsopsis sp. IPPAS B-1203 DNA window includes the following coding sequences:
- a CDS encoding non-ribosomal peptide synthetase has translation MIQPVSGLECLFGQYSSVVEILRYQSATQPDAAAFTFLVDGEQQAVTWTYRELEWRSHAIAVQLQALGLTGERALLLYPPGLDYLAAFFGCLSAGVVAVPAYPPRNQRNTPRILSILQDAQAAIVLSTSQALGQIQSLFGTVNDTSLKWLATDNLTLDITQAWQEPSINQDTLAFLQYTSGSTGTPKGVMLTHGNLLHNAAATYLYMEHSASSKFVTWLPIYHDMGLIGGVLQPLYGGFPCIMMSPALFLQRPYRWLHAISQYGGTTSGAPNFAYELCTQKITPEQRSTLDLSSWSVAFNGAEPIRHETLERFAQTFAECGFRSEAFYPCYGMAEATLMVSGSVKTTLPKVKTIEKSSLESNHIVDATLGVENSVSLVSCGRSLPQQQIIIANSDLTRCAANQVGEVWVSSPSIGKGYWNRLEETAQTFQAYLQDTAEGPFLRTGDLGFLHEGELFITGRAKDLIIIRGRNLYPQDIELTSEGSHSVLRQGSSAAFTIEIAGEERLVIVQEVEFRAKPNVEEVAAAIRQAVTEEHEVQVYGVVLIKAGTIPKTSSGKIQRRATKAQFLAGGLEVIGSSIFDSPLNPPPMGDFNRFGSLLPLSLEQRRTLDNLPALGTKNLTREELLAVDSPQRLELVESYLQSLVARILHTPQQLNLQQPLTCFGLDSLKVFELKNRVEELGVVVAIADLFEGITITQLAQQILEQITSGNSVVSTISTVERNQPHYPLSYAQQRLWFINQLQPDNAAYHIAIAVEIEGCLDASILISCLQEIIHRHEILRTSFEVVNSEPAQIISSHATITVPQLDLRHLSDGEQQAEIQKLSQEEIQSPFNLGKAPLLRAKILHLAPDNSILLLTLHHIVADGWSIKVLVQELSILYQASIGKSSSLPELQIQYLDFTAWQRQWLQGEVVETHLAYWKQQLSGLSVLKLPTDYSRQPIQTYRGAQQKFRLSLALTNNLKQFNGTLFMTLLAAFNVLLYRYTGQEDIVIGSPIANRNSTQIESLIGCFINTLVLRTELDSNLSFQELIERVRKVAVDAYIHQDLPFEKLVEELQPSRDLSYHPLFQVMFVLQNPDLTNIVLPELSWKTRELDTGTAKFDLFLSMIDGEAGLIGTLEYNTDLFKADTISRMIGHFQTLLEAIVLHPNECVSRLPLLTPTERQTLLHDWNNTQINYPQNTCIHHLFEQQVAKTPENIALIFEDRQLTYRELNQRANKLAHDLIKLGIKPDVMVGICMERSIEMVVGILGILKAGGAYVPLDPTYPKERLAFMLADSQVSLLLTKPSLKQLLEDRAQVVCIDTEDTVFENCSSNPVVDVKSENLAYVIYTSGSTGKPKGAMNVHQGLCNRLLWMQETYQLTSCDRVLQKTPFSFDVSVWEFFLPLITGASLVVAKPGGHKDASYLVELIAQQKITILHFVPSMLQAFLEEPALEKCQSIAKVICSGEALPFNLQKHFFERLNAELHNLYGPTEASIDVTAWQCQKDIYDKIVPIGRPIANTQIYILDKHLQPVPIGITGELYIGGIGLARGYWNRPDLTKEKFISNPFVAGERLYRTGDLARFRSDGNIEFLGRIDYQVKIRGFRIEIGEIEAVLQQHPQVRETIVVAKDKLNQDQTCLVAYIVLTQKANIFVNELRDFLKEKLPEYMVPSAFVVLDEFPLTTNGKIDRRALPLPQIGLEIRTNYQPPQSEIEKAIAQVWQQVLQLEKVGIHDNFFDLGGHSIMMLQVNNKLRHILQRDISVVSMFQHPTIHSLAQSLNQQLSPPMFGKTQNRAQKQIASMRRQSLRQGR, from the coding sequence GTCGTAGAAATATTACGGTATCAAAGTGCTACACAACCGGATGCAGCAGCGTTTACCTTTTTGGTAGATGGGGAGCAGCAAGCAGTAACATGGACATACCGAGAATTAGAGTGGCGATCGCATGCGATCGCAGTACAACTCCAAGCTTTAGGTTTAACTGGGGAACGCGCCTTATTGCTGTATCCACCAGGGTTAGATTATTTAGCGGCTTTCTTCGGATGCTTATCTGCTGGAGTGGTAGCCGTTCCAGCTTATCCACCACGAAATCAACGCAATACCCCCCGAATCTTATCAATACTGCAAGATGCACAAGCGGCAATTGTTCTGAGTACATCTCAGGCGTTAGGGCAAATACAATCGTTATTCGGAACTGTAAATGATACGTCGCTAAAATGGCTTGCGACTGATAATCTGACACTCGACATTACCCAAGCATGGCAAGAACCATCGATTAATCAAGACACTCTTGCCTTTTTACAATACACTTCCGGCTCAACGGGTACGCCTAAGGGTGTGATGCTGACACATGGCAATTTGCTCCACAATGCAGCTGCTACCTACTTATATATGGAGCATTCAGCGAGTAGTAAATTCGTGACTTGGCTGCCAATTTATCATGACATGGGCTTGATTGGGGGCGTACTCCAGCCCTTATACGGTGGTTTTCCTTGTATTATGATGTCGCCTGCGTTGTTTCTGCAACGACCGTATCGTTGGTTACACGCAATTTCTCAGTATGGCGGAACAACTAGCGGTGCGCCTAATTTTGCCTACGAGTTGTGTACTCAAAAAATTACTCCCGAACAGCGCTCAACACTCGATTTGAGTAGCTGGAGTGTCGCTTTTAACGGTGCGGAACCAATTCGCCACGAAACTCTAGAACGCTTTGCACAAACTTTTGCAGAATGTGGTTTTCGTTCCGAAGCTTTCTATCCCTGCTATGGAATGGCGGAAGCAACTTTGATGGTGTCGGGTAGTGTCAAAACTACCTTACCAAAGGTAAAAACTATCGAAAAATCTTCATTAGAAAGCAACCACATTGTTGATGCAACTCTTGGTGTAGAGAATTCAGTATCTTTAGTCAGTTGCGGTCGTAGTTTACCACAGCAGCAAATCATCATTGCCAACTCCGATTTAACTCGTTGTGCTGCAAATCAAGTTGGTGAAGTTTGGGTATCTAGCCCTAGTATCGGAAAAGGTTATTGGAATCGTTTAGAGGAAACAGCGCAAACCTTCCAGGCTTACCTGCAAGATACAGCGGAAGGACCATTTTTACGGACTGGCGATTTAGGATTTTTGCATGAGGGTGAACTTTTCATCACAGGTAGAGCAAAAGATTTAATTATCATTCGAGGACGCAACCTCTATCCACAAGATATTGAATTAACCAGTGAAGGTAGTCACTCTGTACTTCGTCAAGGGAGTTCTGCAGCTTTTACGATTGAGATCGCTGGTGAAGAACGGCTTGTTATTGTGCAAGAAGTCGAATTTCGTGCCAAACCTAATGTAGAGGAAGTTGCTGCTGCGATTCGTCAAGCAGTCACAGAAGAACACGAAGTTCAGGTTTATGGAGTAGTTTTGATCAAAGCTGGTACTATTCCTAAGACTTCTAGCGGTAAGATTCAGCGCCGTGCGACTAAAGCGCAATTTTTGGCGGGGGGTTTGGAGGTTATTGGCAGTAGTATTTTTGATAGCCCCCTAAATCCCCCACCAATGGGGGACTTTAACAGATTTGGTTCCCTCCTTCCTCTCTCACTTGAACAACGCCGTACTCTTGATAATTTGCCAGCATTAGGTACAAAGAATTTGACGCGAGAAGAATTGCTGGCTGTCGATTCTCCACAAAGGCTAGAACTCGTTGAATCATATTTACAAAGTTTAGTAGCGCGGATACTGCATACACCTCAGCAGTTAAATCTACAGCAGCCACTAACTTGTTTTGGGTTAGATTCCTTAAAGGTTTTTGAGTTAAAAAATCGAGTTGAGGAATTAGGGGTTGTTGTCGCGATCGCTGATTTGTTTGAAGGTATCACGATAACTCAGTTAGCACAGCAGATTCTTGAGCAAATTACTTCCGGCAATTCGGTTGTATCAACTATCTCCACAGTTGAAAGGAATCAGCCTCACTATCCCCTTTCTTATGCGCAACAACGGTTGTGGTTTATCAATCAACTGCAACCAGATAATGCTGCTTATCATATTGCGATCGCAGTTGAAATTGAGGGGTGTTTAGATGCTTCTATATTAATTAGCTGTCTTCAGGAAATTATTCATCGTCACGAAATTTTACGCACCAGCTTTGAGGTGGTTAATAGTGAACCTGCTCAAATTATCTCTTCTCATGCCACGATTACTGTACCTCAATTAGATTTGCGTCATCTGTCTGACGGGGAACAACAAGCTGAAATACAAAAGTTATCACAAGAAGAAATCCAGTCACCTTTTAACTTAGGAAAAGCTCCATTATTACGGGCAAAAATATTACACCTGGCTCCAGATAATTCAATACTATTACTAACGTTGCATCATATCGTTGCTGATGGTTGGTCAATTAAGGTTTTGGTTCAAGAGTTATCAATACTCTATCAAGCTTCTATCGGAAAATCCTCTTCACTTCCAGAACTACAAATTCAATATTTAGATTTTACTGCTTGGCAAAGACAATGGTTGCAAGGTGAAGTTGTCGAAACTCATCTAGCTTATTGGAAACAACAGTTAAGCGGACTTTCGGTTTTAAAATTACCTACAGATTATTCGCGGCAACCTATCCAAACTTATCGAGGAGCGCAGCAAAAGTTTAGATTATCTCTAGCTTTAACTAATAATCTCAAGCAGTTCAACGGAACTTTATTTATGACTTTGTTAGCGGCGTTTAACGTTTTACTTTACCGCTATACAGGTCAAGAAGATATTGTTATTGGTTCGCCAATTGCAAATCGTAATAGTACGCAAATAGAAAGCTTGATTGGCTGTTTTATTAATACTTTAGTTTTACGAACTGAGTTAGATAGTAATCTCAGCTTTCAAGAATTAATCGAACGAGTACGTAAGGTAGCAGTTGATGCTTATATTCACCAAGATTTACCGTTTGAGAAATTAGTAGAAGAATTACAGCCAAGTCGAGATTTGAGTTATCACCCGTTATTTCAGGTAATGTTTGTTTTGCAAAATCCTGATTTAACAAATATTGTGCTACCAGAGTTAAGTTGGAAAACTAGAGAACTGGATACTGGTACAGCTAAGTTTGATCTTTTTCTATCAATGATAGATGGTGAAGCAGGATTGATAGGAACACTGGAATATAATACTGATTTGTTCAAAGCTGATACTATCAGTCGGATGATAGGGCATTTTCAAACTTTACTAGAAGCCATAGTTCTTCATCCAAACGAGTGTGTTTCTCGACTACCATTGTTAACACCTACTGAACGCCAGACTTTATTACATGACTGGAATAATACTCAGATAAATTATCCTCAAAATACCTGCATTCATCATTTATTTGAACAGCAAGTAGCTAAAACTCCAGAGAATATTGCTCTAATATTTGAAGATCGACAACTTACCTATCGTGAGTTAAATCAACGTGCTAATAAACTTGCACATGATCTCATCAAACTAGGCATTAAACCAGATGTCATGGTTGGTATTTGCATGGAACGTTCCATCGAGATGGTAGTAGGAATATTAGGCATCTTGAAAGCTGGTGGTGCTTATGTTCCTTTAGATCCTACTTATCCAAAAGAACGTTTAGCGTTTATGTTGGCAGATTCCCAAGTATCACTATTATTAACAAAACCCAGCTTGAAGCAATTGCTAGAAGATCGAGCGCAAGTCGTGTGTATTGATACTGAAGATACAGTATTTGAGAATTGTAGTTCAAACCCAGTTGTTGACGTAAAATCAGAAAATTTAGCTTATGTCATTTATACTTCTGGTTCTACAGGTAAACCCAAAGGCGCAATGAATGTGCATCAAGGATTGTGTAATCGCTTGCTATGGATGCAAGAAACTTATCAATTAACTTCATGCGATCGCGTTCTGCAAAAAACGCCATTCAGCTTTGATGTTTCTGTTTGGGAATTTTTCTTACCTTTAATCACAGGTGCAAGCTTGGTAGTTGCTAAACCAGGTGGACATAAAGATGCTAGCTATCTTGTCGAACTCATTGCACAGCAAAAGATAACGATACTTCACTTTGTCCCCTCAATGCTGCAAGCTTTTCTAGAGGAACCAGCATTAGAAAAATGTCAGAGTATTGCAAAAGTTATTTGTAGCGGTGAAGCATTACCTTTTAATTTACAAAAGCATTTTTTTGAACGTTTAAATGCTGAATTACACAATCTTTATGGACCTACAGAAGCATCAATTGATGTTACAGCATGGCAATGTCAAAAAGATATTTATGATAAAATAGTTCCAATTGGTCGTCCTATTGCTAATACTCAAATATATATTTTAGATAAACATTTGCAACCTGTTCCCATTGGAATTACAGGAGAGTTGTATATTGGTGGTATTGGGCTAGCACGAGGTTATTGGAATCGACCTGATTTAACCAAAGAAAAGTTTATTTCTAATCCTTTTGTAGCAGGTGAACGACTTTATAGAACAGGAGATTTAGCGCGGTTTCGTTCTGATGGAAATATTGAATTTTTAGGTAGAATTGACTATCAAGTAAAGATTCGCGGTTTTCGGATAGAAATTGGAGAAATTGAAGCCGTACTGCAACAGCATCCCCAAGTACGAGAAACTATTGTTGTTGCTAAAGACAAATTAAACCAAGATCAAACTTGCTTAGTCGCCTATATAGTTTTGACACAAAAAGCAAACATTTTTGTGAATGAATTGCGAGACTTTCTCAAAGAAAAGCTTCCAGAATATATGGTGCCTTCGGCTTTTGTCGTATTAGATGAATTTCCCTTAACAACTAATGGTAAAATTGACCGTCGTGCTTTACCTTTACCTCAAATAGGATTGGAAATAAGGACAAACTACCAACCACCACAGTCTGAAATTGAAAAGGCGATCGCTCAAGTTTGGCAACAAGTATTGCAGCTAGAGAAAGTGGGTATTCATGATAACTTTTTTGACTTAGGTGGACACTCAATCATGATGCTTCAGGTAAATAACAAACTGCGTCATATCTTGCAGCGAGATATATCTGTAGTGTCAATGTTTCAACATCCAACAATTCACTCGCTAGCGCAGTCTTTGAATCAACAACTATCGCCACCTATGTTTGGCAAAACTCAAAACCGCGCCCAAAAACAAATTGCATCAATGCGTCGGCAATCATTGCGACAAGGTAGATAA
- a CDS encoding type I polyketide synthase, with the protein MSATDHDSLEGIAIVGMAGRFPGAKNITEFWQNLCTGVESISHLSDEELIATGISPTLINHPNFVKVGAVLEDIDLFDAAFFGFNPKEAEITDPQHRLFLECAWEALEDAGYDSLRTESRIGVYAGASLSNYLSFNFNDDQIGSAHSFQKLLGNDKDFLATRVSYKLNLTGPSLTVQTACSTSLVATSLACQSLLNYQCDMALAGGISIRVPQKTGYLHQEGGILSPDGHCRAFDANAQGTIIGNGVGVVVLKRLSDAISDGDNIYATIRSTAINNDGAGKVGYTAPSVNGQAEAIIEALALAGVEPETIDYIEAHGTGTALGDPIEISALTNAFRTSTQKNNFCAIASVKTNIGHLDAAAGIAGLIKTALALKHQLIPPSLNFAQPNPKIDFANTPFYVNTELRQWQANGPPRRAGVSSLGIGGTNAHAILEEAPVVEASSPAHPWHLLVLSAKSETALESATANLAAYLTKNPHLNLADVAYTLQIGRREFNHRRMVVCQNISDAVSALKAKEPQRVLPPTEANSITFMFPGQGSQYINMARELYEYNKQFQEEVDRCCLILKPHLGLDLRSIIYPRESEKAALQLKQTSLAQPALFVIEYALAKLWMSWGIVPQAMIGHSIGEYVAACLAGVISIEDALALVAWRGKLMQQMPAGAMVSIALSEAELKPLLHENLSLAASNAPNLCVVSGSFEIIDAFEEKLISLGVNYRRLHTSHAFHSQMMEPVLEPFIEQLKNIKLNSPQIPFISNLTGTWITADQATDVNYWAKHLRHTVLFNTGILTLLQEENRIFLEVGAGRTLSTLIKQHQSPQQLVLPSLRHPQEEKSDIACLLHTLGQLWLAGVEINWFGFYSDEKRHRVPLPTYPFERQRYWIQAQIEGNKHNQKLDFKDWFYVPSWKRTISSVYLNQSSIKTKESWLIFLDDRGVGCQVVERLKQANQEVVIVKQGEKFAKCNQQEYIINPEIRDDYDILLKEVYSRNQSQHIVHFWSVTSNEYLEWEDQKCFWSLLFLAQSLGEQKTNISIDIISNHLQYINDDDKLCPGKATILGLCKVISQEYPITCRSIDIALDTERSPLALRYAQSHQLTDSLFVEITSQSSDSIIAYRGTQRWVQYFEKLPVKDATNTPKLRQEGVYLITGGLGGIGLEIAQYLANTVKAKLVLINRSGLPIKTEWQDWLSHYGKEDLISSKIQTIQSLEELGAEVLVMQADVANYEQMQAVVNQTCQRFGKIHGVIHAAGVPGAGLIQLKSPEMAEKVFLPKIKGTLVLDNVLQDINLDFFVLFSSITSICGGLGQIDYCAANAFLDAFAQANFYNRGKFTVAINWDTWEANNWQDSLLAFAPDIQAWFQQMRTQYGIKSLEGVKAFEKVLSWQLPQVIVATRSIQDVIAQYNGFRLSSVLEQLDNSSKITSTQHNQHKVAPRNSIEAKIAKLYQETLGIDKVGIHDDFFDLGGNSLIGTQLVFQLQQEFQTNISIKLLFTAPSVAELALAIEDQMIEDLNQLTDEEAAAILSSI; encoded by the coding sequence ATGAGCGCTACAGATCATGATAGTTTAGAAGGTATTGCCATCGTTGGTATGGCTGGGCGATTTCCTGGCGCGAAAAATATCACCGAATTTTGGCAAAATTTATGCACTGGCGTAGAATCTATCTCTCACTTGAGTGATGAGGAATTGATAGCTACTGGGATATCTCCAACGTTAATTAATCATCCTAATTTTGTAAAAGTTGGTGCTGTATTAGAAGATATTGATTTATTTGATGCAGCATTTTTTGGCTTTAACCCTAAAGAAGCAGAAATTACCGATCCGCAACACCGATTATTCTTAGAATGTGCTTGGGAAGCTTTAGAAGATGCTGGCTATGATTCACTCCGCACTGAAAGTCGAATTGGCGTTTATGCTGGTGCAAGTTTAAGTAACTATTTATCATTTAATTTTAATGACGATCAAATCGGCTCAGCTCATAGTTTCCAAAAATTACTAGGGAACGATAAAGATTTTCTGGCTACGCGTGTTTCTTATAAACTAAATCTAACTGGACCAAGCCTCACAGTACAAACTGCTTGCTCAACATCGTTAGTCGCAACATCATTAGCTTGTCAAAGCTTACTCAACTATCAATGCGATATGGCTTTGGCGGGTGGAATTTCGATTCGAGTGCCTCAAAAAACCGGATATTTGCATCAAGAAGGGGGAATTTTATCTCCTGATGGTCATTGTCGCGCTTTTGATGCCAATGCACAAGGAACGATTATTGGTAATGGTGTGGGAGTCGTTGTTTTAAAACGGTTATCGGATGCGATCTCTGATGGAGACAACATCTATGCCACAATCCGCAGTACTGCAATTAATAACGATGGTGCTGGTAAAGTTGGTTATACGGCTCCGAGTGTAAACGGTCAAGCAGAAGCGATTATCGAGGCATTAGCTTTAGCGGGTGTGGAACCTGAGACAATAGATTATATTGAAGCGCACGGTACAGGAACAGCTTTAGGCGATCCGATTGAAATTTCTGCCTTGACGAATGCTTTTCGTACTAGCACCCAAAAAAATAACTTTTGTGCGATCGCTTCGGTGAAAACAAATATTGGGCATTTAGACGCCGCCGCCGGAATTGCTGGTTTAATCAAAACTGCTTTAGCTTTAAAACATCAACTAATACCGCCTAGTTTAAATTTTGCCCAACCCAATCCTAAAATTGACTTTGCCAATACTCCCTTTTATGTCAATACAGAATTGAGACAATGGCAAGCAAATGGACCACCACGTCGTGCAGGTGTTAGTTCTCTCGGTATTGGTGGAACGAATGCCCATGCAATTTTGGAAGAAGCACCAGTTGTTGAAGCATCAAGCCCTGCTCATCCTTGGCATTTACTCGTTCTTTCTGCTAAGAGTGAAACAGCTTTAGAATCTGCTACAGCCAATTTAGCGGCATATCTCACAAAAAATCCTCATTTAAATCTTGCTGATGTTGCTTATACCCTGCAAATAGGGCGCAGAGAGTTTAACCATCGTCGGATGGTAGTGTGTCAAAATATCAGCGATGCAGTGTCTGCTTTAAAGGCAAAAGAACCACAAAGGGTATTACCACCTACAGAAGCAAACTCGATTACTTTTATGTTTCCTGGGCAGGGTTCTCAATATATAAATATGGCACGAGAACTCTACGAATATAATAAGCAATTTCAGGAAGAAGTCGATCGATGTTGTCTTATACTAAAACCACATTTAGGTTTAGATTTGCGTTCAATTATTTATCCTCGTGAATCTGAGAAAGCAGCGCTACAACTCAAACAAACATCTTTAGCGCAACCAGCGTTATTCGTCATTGAGTATGCTTTGGCTAAATTATGGATGTCTTGGGGCATTGTTCCGCAAGCGATGATTGGTCATAGCATTGGGGAATATGTTGCGGCTTGTCTTGCTGGCGTTATATCAATTGAAGACGCCCTTGCTTTGGTTGCTTGGCGTGGAAAACTTATGCAACAAATGCCAGCAGGCGCGATGGTTTCTATTGCTTTATCAGAAGCAGAACTAAAACCATTACTTCATGAAAACTTATCTTTAGCTGCTAGTAATGCGCCAAATTTATGTGTTGTTTCAGGTAGTTTTGAAATAATAGACGCTTTTGAGGAAAAACTCATTAGTTTGGGGGTAAACTACCGTCGCTTACATACTTCCCATGCTTTTCATTCTCAAATGATGGAACCTGTGTTGGAACCATTTATCGAGCAATTGAAAAACATTAAATTAAATTCTCCACAAATTCCTTTTATTTCAAATCTTACGGGAACCTGGATTACAGCAGATCAAGCAACAGATGTTAACTACTGGGCAAAGCATCTACGGCATACAGTGCTATTTAATACAGGCATTTTGACACTATTGCAAGAAGAAAACCGAATTTTCTTAGAAGTAGGTGCAGGGCGAACACTATCTACTTTAATAAAGCAACATCAATCTCCACAACAATTAGTATTACCTTCACTCCGCCATCCCCAGGAAGAGAAATCTGATATCGCTTGCTTGCTTCATACCTTAGGGCAACTTTGGTTAGCAGGAGTTGAAATTAATTGGTTTGGATTTTATTCTGATGAAAAACGTCATCGTGTTCCTTTGCCAACTTATCCATTTGAGCGTCAGCGTTATTGGATACAAGCTCAAATAGAGGGCAACAAACACAATCAAAAACTAGATTTCAAAGATTGGTTTTATGTACCTTCCTGGAAGCGAACGATATCGTCTGTATATTTAAATCAGAGTAGTATAAAGACAAAAGAATCTTGGTTAATATTCCTTGATGATCGTGGTGTGGGTTGCCAAGTTGTAGAAAGACTCAAGCAAGCAAATCAAGAAGTAGTTATTGTTAAGCAAGGAGAAAAATTTGCTAAATGCAATCAACAAGAATATATAATTAATCCTGAAATCAGAGACGATTACGATATTTTGCTCAAAGAGGTTTATAGTCGCAATCAATCCCAACATATTGTTCATTTTTGGAGCGTTACATCTAATGAATATTTAGAATGGGAAGATCAAAAATGTTTCTGGAGTCTATTATTTTTAGCACAATCATTAGGAGAACAAAAAACTAATATCAGTATCGACATTATCTCCAATCACTTACAATACATAAACGATGACGACAAGTTGTGTCCAGGTAAAGCAACAATTCTTGGACTCTGCAAAGTTATTTCTCAAGAATATCCAATTACTTGTCGCAGTATTGATATTGCGCTGGATACTGAGCGATCGCCTCTGGCGCTGCGCTACGCGCAATCGCACCAACTAACTGATAGCTTGTTTGTAGAAATTACTAGCCAATCTTCTGACTCTATCATTGCCTATCGAGGAACTCAAAGGTGGGTGCAATATTTTGAAAAGTTACCAGTTAAAGACGCAACAAATACTCCTAAGTTACGTCAAGAAGGGGTTTATCTGATTACAGGTGGATTGGGCGGAATTGGGTTAGAAATTGCGCAGTATTTAGCAAATACAGTAAAAGCTAAATTAGTGTTAATTAATCGTTCGGGTTTACCTATAAAAACCGAATGGCAAGATTGGTTATCTCATTATGGTAAAGAAGATCTTATTAGCAGCAAAATCCAGACAATTCAAAGCCTTGAAGAATTAGGGGCTGAAGTTTTAGTGATGCAAGCTGATGTTGCCAACTACGAACAAATGCAAGCAGTAGTTAATCAAACCTGTCAGCGATTTGGGAAAATTCATGGTGTCATTCATGCTGCGGGAGTTCCTGGGGCGGGCTTAATTCAATTAAAAAGTCCAGAAATGGCAGAAAAAGTTTTTCTACCAAAGATAAAAGGGACACTTGTATTAGATAATGTTTTACAGGACATTAATTTAGATTTCTTTGTTTTATTTTCTTCAATTACTTCGATTTGTGGTGGTTTAGGGCAAATAGATTATTGTGCTGCGAATGCATTTCTTGATGCTTTTGCCCAAGCTAATTTTTACAATCGTGGTAAATTTACTGTTGCAATTAATTGGGATACGTGGGAAGCAAATAACTGGCAAGATTCACTCCTAGCATTTGCTCCAGATATTCAAGCTTGGTTTCAGCAAATGCGTACCCAATATGGTATAAAATCTTTAGAGGGAGTCAAGGCTTTTGAAAAAGTTCTCTCTTGGCAATTACCACAAGTCATTGTCGCGACACGCAGCATTCAAGATGTTATTGCTCAGTACAATGGTTTTAGGCTATCAAGTGTATTAG